The proteins below are encoded in one region of Lytechinus pictus isolate F3 Inbred chromosome 11, Lp3.0, whole genome shotgun sequence:
- the LOC129271701 gene encoding probable G-protein coupled receptor 21, whose product MESSTVNDSEYFFYGDASLNSSASTPSSQIILGPLQPNVAQAIAFACSTFLIITSNTLTLMVLHLKPSCFEEIPRLIFQALAVTDLLTGLFCCFFSFLFSCAPQLQNTVTCIIRTMACTGCLNQSALTMAFATVDRYLAITKPLRYTSIMTTVRARYVLSVLAFISIGNAIFTNVGADFTSTKRTCVSDFSAVGIGISFRPSLVVILLIFYGSLSISTFANYNVVRIALRHSRSLGNESSLRQNGNMQGGTSSSTDGPSNMIPYLPQPVRANRIKIRSLWTVVMATISFYILVMPWNIMASLHFAHHVQIPHSLRIAAAYLLINNSWWNTVIYSLLNTTFRRALGKTLIRVFGRTTSDVSFESTIAATDG is encoded by the coding sequence ATGGAGTCTTCGACGGTGAATGACTCCGAGTACTTTTTTTATGGGGACGCTAGCTTGAATTCCTCAGCATCAACGCCATCTTCTCAAATTATCCTTGGACCTTTGCAGCCCAATGTTGCACAGGCGATCGCTTTTGCGTGTTCTACTTTTCTCATTATTACATCGAACACTCTAACGCTAATGGTTCTTCATCTGAAGCCGTCCTGTTTTGAAGAGATCCCTCGCCTTATATTCCAGGCACTAGCCGTTACCGATCTTCTCACGGGTTTGTTCTGTTGCTTCTTCAGCTTCCTGTTTTCCTGCGCTCCGCAACTACAGAACACAGTGACCTGTATAATACGAACAATGGCCTGCACGGGATGTCTGAACCAATCAGCTCTAACAATGGCATTTGCAACCGTTGACCGTTACCTAGCCATCACTAAACCGCTGCGGTATACTTCAATCATGACGACAGTGCGCGCACGATACGTTCTCTCCGTTCTTGCCTTTATATCCATTGGCAACGCCATTTTCACCAATGTTGGAGCCGATTTCACGTCCACTAAAAGGACGTGCGTTTCAGACTTTTCAGCAGTTGGAATCGGCATATCTTTTCGACCATCGCTCGTCGTCATCCTCCTTATATTCTACGGTAGCCTTTCGATCTCGACATTCGCCAACTATAACGTCGTGCGTATAGCTCTTCGTCATTCAAGGAGTCTTGGTAACGAGTCTTCACTTCGacaaaatggaaacatgcaGGGTGGCACCTCGAGTTCCACTGATGGTCCGTCCAACATGATACCGTATTTACCACAACCTGTTCGTGCTAACCGCATCAAGATAAGGAGTCTTTGGACCGTGGTTATGGCTACGATATCGTTCTACATCTTGGTGATGCCTTGGAACATCATGGCATCACTTCACTTCGCCCACCACGTCCAGATCCCCCATTCTCTAAGGATCGCAGCTGCCTATCTCCTAATAAACAATTCTTGGTGGAACACAGTGATTTATTCTCTTTTGAACACAACCTTTCGACGCGCCCTTGGCAAAACACTTATCCGGGTATTTGGTCGTACCACGTCTGATGTCAGCTTTGAGTCGACAATAGCCGCGACGGATGGATAA